The following nucleotide sequence is from Petrotoga sp. 9PW.55.5.1.
ATTGTTTCTTGACATCTTCTAAACTACATTCGGTATGTTGTTTGAATTCAAAAAGATCAAAGAATCTAAAAATAACTATCTTTATTGCTTTGGATAATCTTAATTTAACTCCGGCTTAATTACCCACACTATTTGTGAGAGAACCAAAAAATTTTATTTTTAAATAAATCTACCATCATCTTTTGATTGCCTTAATTTATGAATATTATTCTCAAGCCATCCTATTTTTATTTTTTCGTTAGTTGTGAATTCTGGAATATATGGCTTTATATCTAGAACTGGTGTACCTTCAATAATTTCTATATTTTGAACGTTTAGTACGTTATTTTCTATACTTATTAATCTAACAACAGACAAACCAATAGGATTTGGCCTACTAGGGCTTCGGGTTGCAAAGACACCATGGAAATTGTTATCCATATATGGTTTGACTTTCAAATTATAATGTTTTGATAAATGAAAATGGTATATTATGATTATATGAGAAAAACATTCTAGATCTTGTAAGCCTTCTTCATATTCATGGTAGATTTCTACAGTTGCTTTGATTCCAAGAGCAGCAGTGGGTTGTATAGGTGTACCTTTTGGTTCTTTAAACGGAGAATGAACTATACCAATGGGATGGTATTTAATTTCATCCATATTTTTTGCTCCTTTACCTTAAGAGTCTGCTAATTTAATCTTTTTGACGCATACGAATTGAAAATCTTGTTTTGGAAATATTAGCTATATTTTAGCCTATTTTAATTCTAAATTTTTCAACCAGAGTTTGATTTGCTCCACAACTTTTTCTTCGAATTTAGCTGTTCC
It contains:
- the tsaA gene encoding tRNA (N6-threonylcarbamoyladenosine(37)-N6)-methyltransferase TrmO, with translation MDEIKYHPIGIVHSPFKEPKGTPIQPTAALGIKATVEIYHEYEEGLQDLECFSHIIIIYHFHLSKHYNLKVKPYMDNNFHGVFATRSPSRPNPIGLSVVRLISIENNVLNVQNIEIIEGTPVLDIKPYIPEFTTNEKIKIGWLENNIHKLRQSKDDGRFI